DNA from Candidatus Alcyoniella australis:
CGGCCGAGCGCGGGGCTCCGCTGATGCGGCTGGGGCACGACTTCTCCTACACCCGGCTGTCCAAATCGCGGATGAACTACGACGGCCTGAGCCTCGACCTGCGCGACCTGCGCATCAGCCTCGCCGGTGAGCATCAGCTGGCCAACGCCGCACTGGCGATCGCTGCGCTGGAGCTGATCCAGACCCAGTTCTCCGTCAACGAAAACGACATCCGCCGCGGGCTGTCCCAGGTGCGCTGGCCCGGCAGACTCGAACGGATGGGCGAACAAGGGCAAATCGTACTCGACGGCGCGCACAACACCGAGGCCGCGCAGGCCCTGGCCGCGGCTCTGGCCGAATCGCCGCCGCGCGGCAAACGGCTGATGCTGATCGGCATGGGCGAGGATAAAGACCTGGCCGGGTTCTTCGAACTGCTCGGCCCGCATGTTGACCGCGCGTTCCTCACCCGCTCGCAACGGCCCCAGGCCGTGGACCCCCGGCGCCTGGCCGCGGTGGCCGGACCGTACATCGAATCGATCGAGATTTGCGACGACGTACCGGCGGGCCTGGCCGCGTCCCGCGCCCAGCTGCGCGAGGGCGACGAGCTGCTGGTCTGCGGCTCGCTGTTCGTGGTGGGCGAGGCGCGCCAGATTATCCAGGACGAGCAGGGAGCGCGATGAGACTTTGCCGCGCCCTGCTGCTCGGGCTGCTGATCGCCTGCCTGCTCGCCGGGGCTGCGGCTGCTCAGGACGAATCGGACCAGGAGCAGCCAGACCAGGAACAGGTCGACCAGGAGCAGTCCGGGGAAACGCCGGGGTTCGAGCAGCTCGTGGCGCGCGGACGCGAGGAACAGAAGGTCGTGGTCTCGGCCGAGATGATCACCGTCGATTCGGAAAACGAGCTGTACAAGGCGTTTGGCAACGTGGTGCTGATCTACGGCGAGCAAATCCTGATGGCCAAGATGGTCAGCCTCGATATGTGCAACAGCGAGGCCGTGGCCGTGGGCGACGTGCGGCTGATCGACCCCGAGGGCGAGATCACAGCCGAACGCGTGGCCCTGAACTTCGAGCGCGAGACCGGCTATCTGTTCTCGGGCCGCTTTATCATCCGCAAGGAGCAGGCGACCTACTTCATCGAGGGCGAACAGATCGAGAAGATCGGGCCGGACCGCTACCTGATCCACAACGGCAGCTACACCACCTGCCAGTGCGAGGAGGACGACGAACTTCTCGACTGGAAGATCGAGGGCAAAGACCTCGACGTGACCATCGACGGCTACGCCCGGATCCATGACGCGCGCTTCAGCTATTTGGACCTGCCGCTGTTCTGGACGCCCTACGCCGTGGTGCCGGTCAAAGTCACGCGCCAAAGCGGGTTCCTGCCGCCGTACTTGGGTTTCTCGGACCGCAGCGGATACTTCCTCGAGCTGCCGTTCTTCTGGGCGATCAGCCAGCGGGCCGACGCCACGTTCTACAGCGAGTACCTCGAGCGTCGCGGGTTCAAGCCCGGGATCGAGTACCGCTGGGCGCTGAGTGAAGGCGGCAAGGGGCAGGTCAACCTCGACTTCATCGACGACCGCGAGTACGGCGCGCGACGCTGGGCCATGCGCGGCGAGCAGACCCAGCGCATCACCCGCACCTTCAACGTGCGCAGCAAGTTGCTCGAGGTCTCGGACGATCAATACATCGGCGACTTCAGCCGCGACTTCAGCGGGCTGCGCTACGACCGCTACCTGCGCAGCAACATGATCGTCGACAAGCGTTGGGACCGGTTCAGCCTTAACACCGATTTCCAGCACTACAACGACCTGACGCGCGCCGACGATTCCTCGACCTGGCAGCGCCTGCCGCAGGTGAGC
Protein-coding regions in this window:
- a CDS encoding folylpolyglutamate synthase/dihydrofolate synthase family protein; amino-acid sequence: MSSSYQAALERLYSLERFGIKLGLDNVGRLLRELGDPQLSCPAVHIGGTNGKGSVARTIAQVLHCAGYDCGLYTSPHLQRFNERIWQNGDQIDDGEVGGLFDECWSAMERVLAEQPSAQQRPMTFFELVTAMAALYFSRRSAQIAVWEVGLGGRLDATNLVQPQVTLITSVAIEHEQWLGSSLAQIAAEKAGIIKPGVPVLTAVSHPEALEVIESIAAERGAPLMRLGHDFSYTRLSKSRMNYDGLSLDLRDLRISLAGEHQLANAALAIAALELIQTQFSVNENDIRRGLSQVRWPGRLERMGEQGQIVLDGAHNTEAAQALAAALAESPPRGKRLMLIGMGEDKDLAGFFELLGPHVDRAFLTRSQRPQAVDPRRLAAVAGPYIESIEICDDVPAGLAASRAQLREGDELLVCGSLFVVGEARQIIQDEQGAR
- the lptD gene encoding LPS assembly protein LptD is translated as MRLCRALLLGLLIACLLAGAAAAQDESDQEQPDQEQVDQEQSGETPGFEQLVARGREEQKVVVSAEMITVDSENELYKAFGNVVLIYGEQILMAKMVSLDMCNSEAVAVGDVRLIDPEGEITAERVALNFERETGYLFSGRFIIRKEQATYFIEGEQIEKIGPDRYLIHNGSYTTCQCEEDDELLDWKIEGKDLDVTIDGYARIHDARFSYLDLPLFWTPYAVVPVKVTRQSGFLPPYLGFSDRSGYFLELPFFWAISQRADATFYSEYLERRGFKPGIEYRWALSEGGKGQVNLDFIDDREYGARRWAMRGEQTQRITRTFNVRSKLLEVSDDQYIGDFSRDFSGLRYDRYLRSNMIVDKRWDRFSLNTDFQHYNDLTRADDSSTWQRLPQVSFSAINRPIWKLPMLLRAGTVATNFYRNKISDEEKLLDPQKKLFLSGGRRIEAVPEMLLPLHYRNWFQFVPTIAWRETLYHVPEREELWLTRELWRTRTDLTTTLERVYDMDLQVMPALKHSIEPLLAYEFQPEPADQDELPVFDGSDRLSKRNAIIYGVTNRLWARLYLSKRKTFASLRLIQLRVWQEYDIEETRRELLETVEDQEPDERRPLSDVMSQLEVKFSLGRFLNKIYILQDLNYGVYDQWLTRYNVLGGFETVGRSGAVLEYRYRRGPDGKASIESLGGNTRLNLAESFSLTYATKYNFLDDQFIENIYGVEFHSLQRCWNFTLLIEDKSNPRELVTRFIIDLTGLIEFKGSW